In the genome of Penaeus monodon isolate SGIC_2016 chromosome 30, NSTDA_Pmon_1, whole genome shotgun sequence, the window GGTGAATTCGAGTTTGCATCTTGGAGAAATATATTAcctgatatttttattcttactttatttTAGAATTATTTGTGCGTTTGTCGTTAGTTTTCACTCGTTTCATTGAATGATATACTCTTTGTATGCTTCTTTGTTTGGTGAATTTGTGCACTCTTAGACATGCACTCATCTTTCACagtcgcactcgcacacacacaaaaaNNNNNNNNNNNNNNNNNNNNNNNNNNNNNNNNNNNNNNNNNNNNNNNNNNNNNNNNNNNNNNNNNNNNNNNNNNNNNNNNTTAACGCGACTTTGAACTCACGTCGTAAAAGATTTATCCAATGTTTTCTCACataattttattactaaaatttgCTATTTCCTGAAGGAGTCTGGAGGCCAGGGATGCACAGAACAACTTTCGCCCGGAAGCATAGCGTCGTTGGCTGTAGCAAGTCGAAGTATGAGCAACGAAGGGCGCCCTCCCCCCGGAAATCTCCTCACGCCCCTGCTAACCGTCATCAAGCGCGAGCGAGAGGCGTACGCGGCGGGGGAGACCACCATCCTGCCCCTGACGCAGTACCACCCGGAAGATGACCAAGTCAGCACGGAATCCCGCACGAATCATGAGCGAGTGAACGAGGAACCTTGCGGGAACAGAGCCTTCGTAGCCTCGCACTCCCCCAACTCCTACGCGACTAACGAAGGTCTGTTCTTGCGTAGTGCTTGGCTTAACGATAGTAGGTTTATTTTGTAGTTTATAGGGAGCAAGGAGTCATGATTCGAAAATATAACAAATCGAAATCTTTCATTCCCAAAGCTGAAGATGACCCGATGAGCCCCCTGCCGGTGGAGACGCAGCTGCACTCTGTCAGCAACTCTCCCGCGGACACCCCGACGCACGAGGATGGCCGCTCCTGCTCGCCAGAGGACACCGCGTACTGGGAACCCGACGACAGGAGAAGAGCCAGGTTCAGAGATGCTTCCCTGCTGGAGTCCGATTACTCGCCCGAACCGCTTGCGTCGGAGAAGCGAGCGAGAGAATATCATAGGTAGGGGCTTCAAGGGCCGTTGCTTTTACGTCTACCAAACCTTGGCCGTGAGTCAAATGTATGAggatttaaatgtttatttatatatcattttgaaATTCAAGTGTGACAGCTGGTTTCCGCTTTAAGGTGTCGTCCCTCCATGCCCAGATTTCCACTCCCAAATAGATTCATCGAGGCATGACGCCGAGGGGTGTAAACGGCCACAACTTGCTTTGTGATGCAAGAGGCGTATTTCACAATTAACATTTTGCCTCAAAAGTTCCACAAGATTTGTTTATGACCATAATATGAACGTCTCATTAAGGCTTGTCCCCTAACGCAGTATATATACGAGGGTGTATAAATAACTGCAACCAGGCCTTCCCCCTTGCTCCCACCTGCAGGCTGCGGATGGCCCAGCTGCGGGACGAGGGTGCGGCCCGGCTGCGGGTGCTGGAGGCGGAGCTGGCGCTGCACAGCCAAGAGCGACACATGCGCCAGCAGGAGCACCAAATCAGAATGGAAATTCTGATGGAGAAGCTAAAGAGAATCAGGGAAGGTGCCCATGTGAAGGATTAGATCAGTAGGTGTAGAGTAGTTAAATCATCGGTACACAGaaataaaattgatttaaaaCTGTGTTTAACTTATATACGAACCCTCATTTTCTACATaacacatttatacaaaaaatctCTACCATCGATTAATATATTCTCGTTACTGACTTCACCTTCAAATATTAAAGCAGACACACTGATCTATAAAAGGCAGGTCAATTTGCCTTGTTAGACCTCACTGAATCAACGGTTTAACATAAATGGCaatcaaaaagagagacagagaaattaaGATTCAAGAAAAGTAATGTCAG includes:
- the LOC119592639 gene encoding uncharacterized protein LOC119592639 (The sequence of the model RefSeq protein was modified relative to this genomic sequence to represent the inferred CDS: added 130 bases not found in genome assembly), whose product is MEGPVDVEEVSLQKRHRSRNFTKYEKEVFYTVFSQYASIINDKATSTDTIRDAWDRLVVEYNSQHNVYPRTRRQLQVLWRDEKFRAKKKVRKEQESGGQGCTEQLSPGSIASLAVASRSMSNEGRPPPGNLLTPLLTVIKREREAYAAGETTILPLTQYHPEDDQVSTESRTNHERVNEEPCGNRAFVASHSPNSYATNEAEDDPMSPLPVETQLHSVSNSPADTPTHEDGRSCSPEDTAYWEPDDRRRARFRDASLLESDYSPEPLASEKRAREYHRLRMAQLRDEGAARLRVLEAELALHSQERHMRQQEHQIRMEILMEKLKRIREGAHVKD